The genomic interval ATTCGGCCTGAAGAGTCATTCCCTCCTGATACCCATCCGAACCGGTTCCCGCCAGTGTCGAAAGCTGGCCATCAGGAGAAAGCTTCCGTATGCTGTGGTTTTGAGCATCAGCAATGACCACAGCCCCATCTGCCAAAGCCAGCAGTGCAATCGGCTGATTCAAACGCCCGGTGGCAGCATCTCCATCGCGATTGCCCCGCTCACCGGCTCCCCAGTAGGTGGAGACCCCTCCTTCGGGGCTAATTTTGCGAATGCGGTGATTGTAGCGATCCAGGGCCAGTAAATTGCCATCCGGCAAAAGCGCAAGTGAAGACGGATTGTAAAAACGAGCAGCATCGCCCTGTCCATCCAAATAGCCATACTGACCATTTCCAGCCAAAAGACCCGTCATCAAACTGAGCGGTTCAGCTCCCCCCAGCACAGGCTTGGGATCTGACTGAACAGGCGTTTGACAAGCAAAAGTAGAAAAGAGAAGAACCACCCAGGCTGCTTTTAATAGAAAATGAAAATTCATTTATTCCTCCTGTACTCCTGACTCAATAAGTTTTTGAGATTCAATTTTGTAAGCGCTCCAAAGCCCAGTTGAAATGACTGACCAACATCGGATCTTGGCCATGCCGTTCGAGACCAGTTTTTAAAACAGGGATGAGCGCCGTTTGACCACTGTTGCCAGCAACCACCGCCAAATTGCGAATAAAGCCACGGTATTTGGGGCGCTTGATCGGGCTGCGGGGCGCAATCTCCAATTCAAACTCACGCGGGCTCAACAATAAAAGTTCCGCCAGACTTTTTTCAGACGTCCAGGGGCGGGCCGAGAAAGCCTGATGGGGAGTTGGCTGCGCAAAGCGCTGATTCCAGGGACAGACTTCCTGGCAGAGATCGCAGCCAAAAACATGTCCGCCGATCCCTTCCCGCAATTCAAGCGGAATCTCTTCACGGGTTTCAATCGTCAGATAGGCAATACATCGCCGGGCATCCAGGGTATGGGGAGCCAGCAGAGCTTCTGTGGGACAAATATCCAAACAACGGGTACAGGAACCACAATGCAAAGTTTCAAAGGGGGCACTGAAAGGCAGGGGCAGATTGGTCAATAAAGCGCCCAATAAAAACCAGGAGCCCTGGCCTGGGGCAATCAAACAGGTGTTTTTTCCAAACCAGCCCAAACCCGCTCTAACTGCCAGTTCACGCTCTAAAAGAGGGCCCGAGTCCACAAAGGCACGGGCTTCAAGCGCTGGATAATGGGTGCGCAAGGCCTCGGCAAAACGCTCAAGCATGGCTTTCATCAGGCCGTGGTAATCATCCCCACGCGCATAGCGGGCCACTTGAAAATCTGAGTTAGGCTCTGCTTCGCTGTAGTAATTGCAGGCCACCACAACCACTGAACGCACCTCCGGCAACAGGCTTTTTAAATCAGCTTTGAGCGGAGCATGACGCTCCAGATAATGCATTTCACCCGCATAACCCGAAGCCAGCCACTCGGCGTAAAAATCCAAATGGGGCACAGGTTCAGGGCTACAAACGCCAACAAGGTCGAAGCCAATAGCTTTGGCTTCGACCTGAATCGGGTCTTTTAAAAAAGGCTCTATGCGGCGCTGCTGGATTGAGCTTTCACCTTATCCACCAGGGTTTTAAAAGCCTGGGGATCATGAATTGCCATTTCAGACAACATTTTGCGATTGAGTGCAATACCCGCTTTTTGCAAGCCGTTGATAAACGCGTTATAGCGGATACCTTCAGCACGCACAGCTGCGTTAATACGCGCAATCCAAAGCCGACGGAAATCACGCTTCTTGGTACGACGGTGCATCGTCGCATATTTCATTGCCTTGAGAACGGATTCCTTGGCGGGACGGAACAGAGTATGCAGACTTCCGCGGTGGCCTTTGGCCAACTTGAGAATTTTCTTGTGACGTCTGCGGGTCACAATACCACCTTTAACACGCATGGTTCAATAACTCCTTATAAATTCAGCGCAAATACTTGGGATAGGGCAAAGCCAGTGTGGCGCGTTCCATATCCGTGCTGTCAACAGGGGCGTAGGCTGACAGTCCGCGCTTACGCTTTGAGCTCTTCTTGGTGAGAATATGAGCTTTAAAGGCTTTGCGGCGCATCAGCTTGCCAGAAGCGGTAAGACGGAAACGCTTGGCTGCTGCGCGCTTAGTCTTCATCTTTACTTTCATTGACCTTTTTCTCCTTCTTAATGACGTCCTTCTTCGGGTTCAGGATCATAATGATACGCTGACCCTCCAGTTTGGGTTCCCGCTCAAAGGCAGACAGATTTTCGGTATCTGTTGCAAAACGAAGCAGCAACTGGATAGCCAGATCAGCGTGCTGTGCCTCACGCCCACGAAGACGCACTGTCATTTTGACCTTGTGGCCACCTTCAAGAAACTGAGTCAATCGCTTG from bacterium (Candidatus Blackallbacteria) CG13_big_fil_rev_8_21_14_2_50_49_14 carries:
- the queG gene encoding tRNA epoxyqueuosine(34) reductase QueG, which encodes MQQRRIEPFLKDPIQVEAKAIGFDLVGVCSPEPVPHLDFYAEWLASGYAGEMHYLERHAPLKADLKSLLPEVRSVVVVACNYYSEAEPNSDFQVARYARGDDYHGLMKAMLERFAEALRTHYPALEARAFVDSGPLLERELAVRAGLGWFGKNTCLIAPGQGSWFLLGALLTNLPLPFSAPFETLHCGSCTRCLDICPTEALLAPHTLDARRCIAYLTIETREEIPLELREGIGGHVFGCDLCQEVCPWNQRFAQPTPHQAFSARPWTSEKSLAELLLLSPREFELEIAPRSPIKRPKYRGFIRNLAVVAGNSGQTALIPVLKTGLERHGQDPMLVSHFNWALERLQN
- the rpmI gene encoding 50S ribosomal protein L35; this translates as MKVKMKTKRAAAKRFRLTASGKLMRRKAFKAHILTKKSSKRKRGLSAYAPVDSTDMERATLALPYPKYLR
- a CDS encoding 50S ribosomal protein L20, which produces MRVKGGIVTRRRHKKILKLAKGHRGSLHTLFRPAKESVLKAMKYATMHRRTKKRDFRRLWIARINAAVRAEGIRYNAFINGLQKAGIALNRKMLSEMAIHDPQAFKTLVDKVKAQSSSAA